The following proteins are encoded in a genomic region of Limosilactobacillus reuteri subsp. reuteri:
- a CDS encoding isochorismatase family cysteine hydrolase codes for MAKALLIIDYTYDSVADDGALTCGKPAQKLENSLVELADKFYRAGDYVIFPTDGHTGDKFSPEYKLYLRHNIVGTSGQLLYGELKEWYDQHCDSDRVYQFNKNRYSAFQNTNLDNYLRERKIDDLWLAGLCTDICVLHTAISAYNLNYHLTIPRKDVATFTNNGQQWALDHFKNSLGATLV; via the coding sequence ATGGCAAAAGCATTATTGATAATTGATTATACTTATGATTCTGTTGCAGATGACGGTGCACTAACATGCGGTAAGCCGGCGCAAAAGCTTGAGAATAGTCTCGTTGAATTGGCCGATAAATTTTATCGGGCAGGGGATTATGTAATCTTCCCAACCGATGGGCATACGGGGGATAAGTTCAGCCCGGAATATAAGCTATACCTCCGGCACAATATTGTTGGGACGTCAGGACAGTTACTATATGGCGAGTTAAAGGAGTGGTATGACCAGCACTGCGATAGCGACCGGGTATACCAGTTCAATAAGAATCGTTATTCCGCTTTTCAGAATACTAATCTCGATAATTATTTACGTGAACGAAAAATTGATGACTTGTGGCTTGCCGGCTTGTGTACTGATATTTGTGTTCTTCATACGGCCATTTCTGCCTATAATTTGAATTACCATCTTACTATTCCGAGGAAAGACGTTGCAACCTTCACTAATAATGGTCAACAGTGGGCGCTGGATCATTTTAAGAATTCATTAGGGGCAACCTTGGTTTAA
- a CDS encoding ADP-ribosylglycohydrolase family protein — protein sequence MRDKDKILGALYGQAIGDSMGMPTELWPIQKIRDKFGRNITTFLDGTDDNDIAINFKAGEYTDDTNQAFAILDALIETNWEPDTKVLVKHIMKWADAVGVWTNNILGPSSKAALKLVKEGKNPSEVTKTALTNGCGMRISPIGTLYEPEDFDQLIEMVYEVTKITHSSDVSISGAAMIAGAVTAAMADYDWDDIIDYAKKANDAGFKLGTPTWAAHNKERLEVGIALAHKYEGNDEAFSRAISNTVGTGTTISESIPAALAIAYYAKDVKKSAFICTNLGGDTDTIGAMATAICGAKVGAKNIPEDWKKLIDEKNPQHNIQEFADKISEFKA from the coding sequence ATGCGAGATAAAGATAAAATTTTAGGAGCATTATATGGACAAGCAATTGGTGATTCAATGGGAATGCCTACTGAATTATGGCCAATTCAAAAAATTCGGGATAAGTTTGGCCGGAATATTACAACCTTTTTAGATGGTACAGACGATAATGATATTGCGATTAATTTTAAGGCTGGTGAGTACACCGATGATACCAACCAAGCGTTTGCAATCTTAGATGCGCTTATTGAAACAAACTGGGAACCAGATACTAAAGTACTAGTTAAGCACATTATGAAGTGGGCTGACGCTGTTGGAGTATGGACCAATAATATTTTAGGTCCAAGTAGTAAAGCAGCACTCAAACTGGTAAAGGAAGGGAAGAACCCATCTGAAGTTACCAAAACTGCTTTAACTAATGGTTGTGGTATGCGGATTTCACCAATTGGTACTCTTTATGAACCTGAAGACTTTGATCAGTTAATTGAGATGGTTTATGAGGTTACTAAGATTACTCACTCTAGTGATGTTTCCATTTCAGGAGCTGCAATGATTGCAGGAGCTGTTACTGCTGCAATGGCTGACTACGACTGGGATGACATTATTGATTATGCTAAAAAGGCAAACGATGCTGGTTTTAAATTAGGTACGCCAACGTGGGCTGCACATAACAAAGAACGGCTTGAAGTCGGGATTGCCCTTGCACATAAGTACGAAGGTAATGATGAAGCATTTAGTCGAGCAATTTCCAATACTGTTGGAACAGGAACCACGATTTCAGAGAGTATTCCAGCAGCACTGGCAATTGCTTACTATGCTAAGGACGTAAAGAAGAGTGCCTTCATTTGTACTAATTTAGGTGGCGATACCGATACGATTGGCGCAATGGCAACTGCAATTTGTGGAGCAAAAGTTGGTGCTAAAAACATTCCAGAAGACTGGAAAAAGTTAATTGACGAAAAGAACCCTCAACACA